A stretch of Leucobacter aridicollis DNA encodes these proteins:
- a CDS encoding 3-isopropylmalate dehydrogenase yields MTRSHTIAILPGDGIGPEVVSCALEVLDAAETRYGFTTTRTEYAAGANHYLETGELFTEVQDQLRDADAILFGSMGDPRVTPGILERGFILEMRQRFQQAANVRPVRLYPGVPTPIAGLTPERCELVIVRENTEGAYVGQGSTVHAGTPNAVAMQESLNTRAGIERVVDFSFRLALGRRKKLTLCHKTNILVAAGQLWQEVVADVAQRYPEVETDYVHVDAMCFHLPLTPERFDVVVTDNLFGDIITDLGAVIQGGLGVATSANLNLDATAPSMFEAIHGSAPDIAGKGWANPSGAILSLALMLGHLGEGDAAQAIEAATVEVLGSLPALAGADMGATTAELGTRIADIVRSGRANTELVPDSLLATLAALPASR; encoded by the coding sequence ATGACGCGCTCCCACACCATCGCCATCCTCCCCGGCGACGGCATCGGCCCCGAAGTCGTCTCGTGCGCCCTCGAAGTCCTCGACGCAGCCGAAACCCGCTACGGCTTCACCACCACCCGCACCGAATACGCCGCAGGCGCCAACCACTACCTCGAAACCGGCGAACTCTTCACCGAAGTACAAGACCAGCTCCGCGACGCCGACGCGATCCTCTTCGGCTCCATGGGAGACCCCCGCGTCACCCCCGGTATCCTCGAACGCGGCTTCATCCTCGAAATGCGCCAACGCTTCCAGCAGGCCGCAAACGTGCGCCCCGTCCGCCTCTACCCCGGCGTCCCCACCCCCATCGCAGGCCTCACCCCCGAACGCTGCGAACTCGTCATCGTCCGCGAAAACACCGAGGGCGCCTACGTCGGCCAGGGATCAACCGTCCACGCCGGCACCCCCAACGCCGTCGCCATGCAGGAATCGCTGAACACCCGCGCCGGCATCGAACGCGTCGTCGACTTCTCGTTCCGCCTCGCACTCGGACGCCGCAAGAAGCTCACCCTCTGCCACAAGACGAACATCCTCGTCGCCGCCGGCCAGCTCTGGCAGGAAGTCGTCGCTGACGTCGCACAGCGCTACCCCGAAGTCGAAACCGACTACGTCCACGTCGACGCGATGTGCTTCCACCTGCCACTCACGCCGGAACGCTTCGACGTCGTCGTCACCGACAACCTCTTCGGCGACATCATCACCGACCTCGGCGCCGTCATCCAGGGCGGCCTCGGCGTCGCCACCAGCGCAAACCTCAACCTCGACGCAACCGCGCCCAGCATGTTCGAAGCGATCCACGGCTCCGCCCCCGACATCGCCGGCAAGGGCTGGGCAAACCCCTCGGGCGCGATCCTCTCCCTCGCGCTCATGCTCGGCCACCTCGGCGAGGGCGACGCCGCCCAGGCCATCGAGGCCGCAACCGTCGAGGTCCTCGGCAGCCTCCCCGCCCTCGCGGGCGCAGACATGGGAGCCACAACCGCAGAACTCGGCACCCGCATCGCCGACATCGTCCGCTCTGGCCGCGCGAACACCGAACTCGTGCCAGACTCCCTCCTCGCCACCCTCGCAGCACTCCCCGCCAGCCGGTAA
- a CDS encoding aldehyde dehydrogenase family protein yields MTAISAASTAPELGTPELRAPAGALPIGTGWRDLAATSDIVFPFDGSVFAHAPVSSAADSRDALDAAEAARPEVAALTTAERKAILQGIHDRLRADAERFEDLLVLETGKPRADCRVEVNRTIVTLQATIEEVSHVTGETVPLDVQELGRGMIGYYTRKPAGVIVAIAGFNYPLLLATHKLAPAIAAGCPVIVKPAPNTPLATLELLAITRDVLAEHGVTGAAVQLVNGGPEVGETLVQDPRAAVVSFTGSAKIGHLIAKQAAPRKALLELGSNTGFIVAADADIEAAVDAVFRGGFYANGQACISVQRVVLERPIAERFTARLIERMGEIVVGDPRDIATNVAPVINEASGERIRAMVDRALAAGATLLTPGTIPETGASVPPIVLGDVPREVDAWCEEIFGPVVCLTTVDSVDEAIDLVNDSRYGLQAAVYTASLESAFAAIERLEVGGVVVNEIPGFRSDIMPYGGVKDSGIGREGPRYAIEEYTVTRMAMIRPRARS; encoded by the coding sequence ATGACCGCCATATCCGCCGCATCGACTGCTCCCGAGCTCGGCACCCCCGAGCTCCGCGCCCCCGCGGGCGCCCTGCCCATCGGCACGGGCTGGCGCGACCTCGCCGCGACGTCCGACATCGTCTTCCCGTTCGACGGCTCCGTGTTCGCGCACGCGCCGGTGAGTTCGGCCGCCGACTCCCGCGACGCGCTCGACGCCGCCGAGGCCGCGCGCCCGGAGGTCGCGGCGCTCACGACCGCCGAGCGCAAGGCGATCCTGCAGGGCATCCACGACCGCCTCCGCGCCGACGCCGAGCGCTTCGAGGACCTCCTCGTGCTCGAAACCGGCAAGCCCCGCGCCGACTGCCGGGTCGAGGTGAACCGCACGATTGTCACGCTGCAGGCCACGATCGAGGAGGTCTCGCACGTCACCGGCGAGACCGTGCCGCTCGACGTGCAGGAGCTCGGCCGCGGCATGATCGGCTACTACACCCGCAAGCCGGCGGGCGTGATCGTCGCGATCGCCGGTTTCAACTACCCGCTGCTGCTCGCAACCCACAAGCTCGCGCCCGCGATCGCCGCCGGCTGCCCGGTCATCGTCAAACCCGCGCCGAACACCCCGCTCGCCACGCTCGAGCTGCTCGCGATCACGCGCGACGTGCTCGCGGAGCACGGGGTGACCGGCGCCGCAGTCCAGCTCGTGAACGGCGGCCCGGAGGTCGGCGAGACGCTCGTGCAGGATCCGCGCGCTGCCGTCGTCTCCTTCACCGGATCGGCGAAGATTGGGCATCTCATCGCGAAGCAGGCGGCGCCGCGCAAGGCGCTCCTCGAGCTCGGTTCGAACACTGGCTTCATCGTCGCGGCGGACGCCGATATTGAGGCCGCGGTCGATGCCGTGTTCCGCGGCGGGTTCTACGCGAACGGGCAGGCGTGCATCTCGGTGCAGCGCGTCGTGCTCGAGCGCCCGATCGCTGAGCGCTTCACCGCCCGCCTCATTGAGCGCATGGGTGAGATCGTCGTCGGCGATCCCCGTGACATCGCGACGAACGTCGCGCCCGTGATCAACGAGGCGTCGGGGGAGCGCATCCGCGCGATGGTGGATCGGGCCCTCGCCGCTGGCGCCACGCTCCTCACGCCGGGCACGATTCCCGAGACCGGAGCATCTGTGCCCCCGATCGTGCTCGGCGATGTGCCCCGCGAGGTCGACGCCTGGTGCGAGGAAATCTTCGGCCCGGTCGTCTGCCTCACCACGGTGGACTCGGTTGACGAGGCGATCGACCTCGTGAACGACTCGCGCTACGGGCTGCAGGCCGCCGTCTACACGGCGTCGCTCGAGTCGGCCTTCGCCGCGATCGAGCGGCTCGAGGTCGGCGGCGTCGTTGTGAACGAGATCCCTGGCTTCCGCTCCGACATCATGCCCTACGGCGGCGTGAAGGACTCCGGCATCGGCCGCGAGGGCCCGCGCTACGCGATCGAGGAGTACACGGTCACCCGCATGGCGATGATTCGCCCGAGGGCGCGCTCCTAG
- a CDS encoding SDR family NAD(P)-dependent oxidoreductase: MTAVDYSKLFRLDARTVVVIGGGSGIGRESAQALAAHGAHVVVADLKLEGADETVQLIAEAGGSAEAFQLNVLDDAEVEAAAERFGTANALVFTAATNVRKRMEDYSLDEFDRVVNLNMRSSFQLIRHFGKRFAANGGGSIIGFASIRAQVVEPGQGVYAATKAGLVQLAKTAAAEFGPQGVRVNVVAPGVVETPLTAQIKANPEWYDAYAKKSAFGRWSRPEELAGAVVYLASDASSFVTGSTLMVDGGWTAIDGRFTPPAS; encoded by the coding sequence ATGACCGCCGTTGACTACTCCAAGCTCTTCCGCCTCGATGCGCGCACCGTCGTCGTGATCGGCGGCGGCAGCGGCATCGGCCGCGAGTCCGCGCAGGCGCTCGCCGCGCACGGCGCACACGTCGTCGTCGCGGACCTCAAGCTCGAGGGCGCCGACGAGACGGTGCAGCTCATCGCCGAGGCCGGCGGATCCGCCGAGGCGTTCCAGCTCAACGTGCTCGACGACGCCGAGGTTGAGGCCGCGGCGGAGCGCTTCGGCACCGCCAACGCGCTCGTGTTCACGGCCGCGACGAACGTGCGCAAGCGCATGGAGGACTACTCGCTCGACGAGTTCGACCGGGTTGTGAACCTGAACATGCGTTCGTCGTTCCAGCTCATCCGCCACTTCGGGAAGCGGTTCGCGGCGAACGGCGGCGGATCGATCATCGGCTTCGCCTCGATCCGCGCGCAGGTCGTCGAGCCCGGGCAGGGCGTGTATGCGGCGACCAAGGCCGGCCTCGTGCAGCTCGCGAAGACCGCCGCGGCCGAGTTCGGTCCGCAAGGCGTGCGCGTGAACGTCGTCGCCCCTGGCGTTGTCGAGACCCCGCTGACGGCCCAGATCAAGGCGAACCCCGAGTGGTACGACGCCTACGCGAAGAAGAGCGCCTTCGGCCGCTGGTCGCGCCCCGAGGAGCTCGCGGGCGCCGTCGTGTACCTCGCGAGCGATGCGTCGTCGTTCGTGACGGGATCCACCCTCATGGTTGACGGCGGCTGGACCGCGATCGACGGCCGCTTCACCCCGCCGGCCTCCTAG
- a CDS encoding PACE efflux transporter — MTGPGHHDLSIAPATATLSIPTTGTIQAAGVPSLPAAAASTDAAPRAAMHPILRRVIYVGGYEILSVLFTVFVLGGMLGHSGGQATLTAILLSTTATIWNYAWNTLFERAERRFGWTGRGVFVRLGHAFGYEGGVLVFTIPLVAFMLKVSLVEAFMIEASLLVFFLVFTYVYSWAFDKLVGLPESAK, encoded by the coding sequence GTGACCGGCCCAGGCCACCACGATCTGTCGATAGCGCCCGCTACCGCAACCCTGTCAATCCCCACCACCGGCACCATTCAGGCCGCCGGGGTGCCCTCCCTTCCCGCTGCTGCCGCGTCGACCGATGCGGCGCCGCGCGCGGCGATGCACCCGATCCTTCGCCGCGTGATCTACGTCGGCGGCTACGAGATCCTCAGCGTCCTCTTCACCGTGTTCGTGCTCGGCGGCATGCTCGGCCACTCCGGCGGGCAGGCGACGCTCACCGCGATCCTGCTGTCGACGACGGCGACCATCTGGAACTACGCCTGGAACACGCTCTTCGAGCGCGCCGAGCGCCGCTTCGGCTGGACCGGCCGCGGCGTGTTCGTCCGCCTCGGCCACGCTTTCGGGTACGAGGGCGGCGTGCTCGTCTTCACGATCCCGCTCGTCGCGTTCATGCTCAAGGTGAGCCTCGTCGAGGCGTTCATGATCGAGGCCAGCCTGCTCGTGTTCTTCCTCGTGTTCACCTACGTGTACTCGTGGGCGTTCGACAAGCTCGTCGGCCTGCCAGAGTCCGCGAAGTAG
- a CDS encoding Abi family protein: MAHYAKPWLTIDEQIDRLVERGVIIPNRSDAQALLRSIGYYRLTGYLYPFRKSETFRDEVGNDRLRVLSTYREATTIGNAAALIDFDRTLRLLTLDAVERIETTLRTRIGYTIGKVDAFAHEDPSIFIDSFTRAGTAGPDGSPLPSRHEAWLSRVEQRRNSSDEAFVMHFRLKYDNRMPIWALTELLELGHLSRLYAGLRNDLATSIAEEFGVPTKRLLDSWIATTNYVRNVAAHHARFFNRKLVVAPKRPKPDQVPLLAHLGSVQAPKQFGSYNALAVMAYLMRVIEPNGDWPRRLAAHLRAFPSGKHIDQGSMGIAAGWLESDLWNN, encoded by the coding sequence ATGGCGCACTACGCCAAGCCCTGGCTGACGATCGATGAACAGATTGACAGGCTCGTCGAACGCGGTGTGATCATTCCGAATCGATCGGATGCCCAGGCCCTGCTCCGTTCTATCGGGTACTACCGTCTGACCGGGTACCTCTATCCCTTCCGGAAGTCGGAAACGTTCCGCGACGAAGTAGGGAACGACCGCCTCAGAGTGCTCAGTACATATCGTGAAGCGACCACGATCGGTAACGCCGCCGCGTTAATCGACTTCGACAGAACTCTTCGCCTTTTGACGCTTGACGCGGTTGAACGGATCGAAACCACGCTCCGAACGCGGATTGGCTACACGATCGGCAAGGTCGACGCGTTCGCACACGAAGATCCGTCAATATTTATCGACTCGTTCACACGAGCCGGTACCGCTGGGCCAGACGGCTCGCCGCTACCGAGCCGACACGAAGCTTGGCTTTCGCGCGTCGAGCAGAGACGTAATAGCTCTGATGAGGCTTTTGTGATGCACTTTCGGTTGAAGTATGACAACCGAATGCCGATCTGGGCGCTCACGGAGCTGCTCGAGCTCGGCCATCTGTCGCGTCTCTATGCTGGGCTGCGAAACGATCTTGCGACGAGCATCGCCGAGGAGTTCGGCGTTCCAACAAAACGGCTACTCGACAGCTGGATTGCAACCACGAACTACGTCAGAAACGTTGCTGCCCATCACGCACGATTCTTCAACCGGAAGCTCGTTGTTGCTCCAAAGCGCCCCAAGCCTGACCAAGTGCCGCTCCTCGCGCACTTGGGCTCGGTTCAGGCGCCGAAGCAGTTCGGCTCCTACAACGCACTCGCAGTCATGGCGTACCTCATGCGGGTCATCGAACCGAATGGGGACTGGCCCAGGCGGCTTGCGGCGCATCTCAGAGCGTTTCCCTCAGGCAAACACATCGATCAGGGGTCAATGGGCATCGCTGCAGGATGGCTGGAGAGCGATCTCTGGAACAACTAA
- a CDS encoding amidase, whose protein sequence is MSHPTTEYAFLDAGTLAERYAAGTLTPTEVAEHVLARVAEREPELNALYLHEPDEVRADAAASTARWAAGEQLSPFDGVPGTVKENVARAGRPKPSGTALPNPPIAAANAPTTDRLLEAGVVIVGSTTMPDWGMLSSGVSSLHGITRGGLNPAHTSGGSSAGAGAAAAAGYGPLHIGTDIGGSIRLPGTWQGLTALKPSEGLIPLDVPYTGRAAGPLTRTAADSIRLMSIVAKPDVRDYLTREYREMDWSLTPLAPAGLRVAIQLDAGSGLEVEPETLAIIERAASLFADAGATVEPLAPFVGAEVLDGLVNFWRSRSYADLELLSEAERALVLPFIVDWCSAGKDFTAAETVRNRNCSDEMARLTRLATAPYDLVLSPVTPVAAFPAEDPMPITDPLATMGHISFTVPYNMSGQPAVSIGAGIQADGRTVGLQIAGPIGSDDRLMRVAHWFETVRGAGAEVDWNAIP, encoded by the coding sequence ATGTCTCACCCCACAACCGAATACGCCTTCCTCGACGCGGGAACGCTCGCCGAGCGCTACGCCGCGGGAACGCTCACCCCAACCGAGGTCGCGGAACACGTGCTCGCCCGCGTCGCCGAGCGCGAGCCCGAGCTGAACGCGCTCTACCTGCACGAGCCCGACGAGGTGCGCGCCGACGCGGCCGCGTCGACCGCCCGCTGGGCCGCGGGCGAGCAGCTCAGTCCCTTCGACGGCGTGCCGGGCACGGTGAAGGAGAACGTCGCGCGCGCTGGCCGCCCGAAGCCGTCTGGCACCGCGCTCCCGAACCCGCCGATCGCGGCCGCGAACGCGCCCACGACCGACAGGCTGCTCGAGGCCGGCGTCGTCATCGTCGGGTCGACGACGATGCCCGACTGGGGCATGCTCTCCTCCGGCGTCTCCAGCCTGCACGGGATTACCCGCGGCGGGCTCAACCCGGCCCACACCTCGGGCGGCTCCAGCGCCGGTGCGGGTGCGGCGGCCGCTGCAGGCTACGGCCCGCTCCACATCGGCACCGACATCGGCGGCTCGATCCGCCTGCCGGGCACCTGGCAGGGCCTCACCGCGCTGAAGCCGAGCGAGGGGCTGATCCCCCTCGACGTGCCGTACACGGGGCGCGCCGCCGGCCCGCTCACGCGCACCGCAGCCGACTCGATCCGGCTCATGTCGATCGTCGCGAAGCCTGACGTGCGCGACTACCTCACCCGCGAGTACCGCGAGATGGACTGGTCGCTGACGCCACTCGCGCCCGCTGGCCTCCGAGTCGCTATCCAGCTCGATGCTGGCTCCGGCCTCGAGGTCGAGCCCGAGACGCTCGCGATCATCGAGCGTGCGGCGTCGCTCTTCGCGGACGCTGGCGCGACCGTCGAGCCGCTCGCCCCGTTCGTCGGCGCCGAGGTGCTCGACGGACTCGTGAACTTCTGGCGGTCACGTTCATACGCCGACCTCGAGCTCCTGAGCGAGGCCGAGCGCGCACTCGTGCTGCCGTTCATCGTCGACTGGTGCTCGGCGGGCAAGGACTTCACGGCGGCGGAGACGGTGCGAAATCGCAACTGCTCGGACGAGATGGCGAGGCTCACGCGTCTCGCGACCGCGCCCTACGACCTCGTGCTCTCGCCAGTGACCCCTGTCGCCGCGTTCCCCGCTGAGGATCCCATGCCAATCACCGACCCGCTCGCCACGATGGGCCACATCTCGTTCACCGTGCCGTACAACATGTCGGGCCAGCCCGCCGTGTCGATCGGCGCCGGCATCCAGGCTGACGGCCGCACCGTCGGCCTGCAGATCGCCGGCCCCATCGGCTCCGACGACCGCCTCATGCGGGTCGCCCACTGGTTCGAGACGGTGCGCGGCGCGGGCGCCGAGGTGGACTGGAACGCGATTCCGTAG